From one Anguilla rostrata isolate EN2019 chromosome 12, ASM1855537v3, whole genome shotgun sequence genomic stretch:
- the LOC135235983 gene encoding echinoderm microtubule-associated protein-like 2 — MEQPNAIGTDGRAVAEAEVVVKQSTVHLCWKYFQCIPLCSHLILCFTDGAYLAVKSHDNFVYIYAVTENGRKYSRAGKCTGHSSFVTHLDWSADSQYIVTNSGDYEILFWEAASGKHLTSADTVRNLEWAASTCVLSFSVFSIWPDGADGTDINAVCRSHDAKLLVSADDFGKVRLFPNPCSQPRVRALSPNPQSHYSCASQHSYPNPQSHYSCASQHSYPNPQSHYSCDSTFIRKSTITLQLCSH, encoded by the exons atggagcagcccaatgcGATTGGTACTGATGGACGGGCCGtggctgaggctgaggttgtggtcaaGCAG AGCACAGTTCATTTGTGttggaaatattttcagtgtataCCATTATGCAGTCATCTGATCCTCTGCTTCACAGATGGGGCCTACCTGGCAGTGAAATCCCACGACAACTTTGTTTACATCTATGCTGTGACAGAGAATGGCAGGAAGTACAGCCGTGCCGGGAAATGCACG GGCCACTCCAGTTTTGTGACCCACTTGGACTGGTCCGCCGACAGCCAGTACATCGTCACCAACTCAGGAGACTACGAGATCTTATTCT GGGAAGCCGCGAGTGGCAAACACCTGACCAGTGCAGACACTGTGCGGAACCTGGAGTGGGCCGCCTCCACCTGCGTGCTAAgcttcagtgtgttca GCATCTGGCCAGATGGTGCTGATGGTACAGATATCAACGCCGTGTGCAGGTCACATGACGCCAAGCTCCTGGTCTCTGCCGACGATTTTGGCAAAGTGCGCTTGTTCCCCAACCCCTGCTCACAGCCAAGGGTGAGAGCACTATCCCCAAATCCACAATCACATTACAGCTGTGCCTCCCAACATTCATACCCAAATCCACAATCACATTACAGCTGTGCTTCCCAACATTCATACCCAAATCCACAATCACATTACAGCTGTGACTCAACATTCATACGCAAATCCACAATCACATTACAGCTGTGTAGCCACTAG
- the LOC135235500 gene encoding uncharacterized protein LOC135235500: MYVYVCACVCVWSLHRLGWCNLTEGCCDVLASVLRSPHSELRDLELRDNELQDSGVTALSAGLEDPHCKLQRLGLSGCRVTQRGCDSLASALCSNPSHLRELDLRYNHPGDSGVRALSAAELDTLTLLVDHGGENRTKPGPRKYGCQLTLDPNTVHRELSLSEGNRRVTHTLDPNTAHRKLSLFECIRRLTCTRAREEPYPDHPERFEYEPQVVCRESVCERCYWEAEFSVPERGRVFIAVTDKGISRKGTGLDCAFGENKNSWSLECCKHRDSDKPTYSYELSFSVWHDENQTHIPAPPTSYRRAGVCDGAGREVCVYRVGVCVDRPAGTLCFYGISDTDTLTLLRRFHTHFTQHTPLCAGFRVEYSSVSLCQLE, from the exons atgtatgtatacgtgtgcgcctgtgtgtgtgtgtggtctctccacaggctcggatggtgtaatctcacagagggctgctgtgatgttctggcctcagtcctgcgttctcctcactcagagctgagagatctggagctcagagacaacgagctgcaggattcaggagtgacagcgctctctgctggactggaggacccacactgtaaactgcagagactggg gctgtcaggctgtagagtcacacagagaggctgtgattctctggcttcagctctgtgttcaaacccctcacacctgagagagctggacctgagatacaatcacccaggagactcaggagtgagagcgctgtctgctgctgaactggacacactcacactgct tgtggaccatggaggagagaacaggaccaaaccaggacccaggaaat acggctgtcagctcacactggatccaaacacagtgcacagagagctgtctctgtctgaggggaacaggagggtgacacacacactggatccaaacacagcacacagaaagcTGTCTCTGTTTGAGTGTATCAGGAGGTTGACATGCACACGGGCGAGAGaggagccatatcctgatcatccagagagatttgagtacgagccccaggttgtgtgcagagagagtgtttgtgagcgctgttactgggaggctgagttcagtgtgcCTGAGAGGGGAAGGGTTTTtatagcagtgacagataaaggaatcagcaggaaaggaacGGGTCTTGACTGTGCGTTTGGAGagaataaaaactcctggagtctggagtGCTGTAAACACAGAGACTCTGATAAACCCACTTACTCTTATGAACTCAGTTTCTCTGTCTGGCACGATGagaaccaaacacacatacctgccccccccacttcctaccgcagagcaggagtgtgtgatggtgctggtagagaagtgtgtgtgtacagggtaggagtgtgtgtggaccgtccggccGGCACTCTGTGCTTCTACGGCATCtctgacactgacacactgaccctcctgcgcagattccacacacacttcactcaacacacacccctctgtgctggatttagagTGGAgtactcctcagtgtccctctgccaactggagtag